The Gilliamella apicola genome window below encodes:
- the gudD gene encoding glucarate dehydratase has translation MSLSTPIITEMNVYPVAGYDSMLLNLSGAHSPYFTRNIVILKDNSGNIGVGEVPCVGTVTKTLEDAKSLVVGQSIGQYKNVMNRVRLQFADRDVGGRGNQTFDQRSTIHVVTAIEAAMLDLLGKHLGVTVASLLGDGQQRDEVEMLGYLFYVGDRNKTDLPYQSQNDEKCDWYRLRHEEALTPEKIAQLAEATYEKYGFRDFKLKGGVLSAEDEAEAVIAIKKKFPDARVTLDPNGGWLLEEAIRIGKYLKNTLAYAEDPCGAEQGYSGREVMAEFRRATGLPTATNMIATDWRQMSHTLSLQSVDIPLADPHFWTMNGSVRVAQMCHEFGLTWGSHSNNHFDISLAMFTHVGAAAPGNPTALDTHWIWQEGNQRLTKEPLQIINGKIKVPEKPGLGIEIDMDQVMKAHELFKKMGLGNRNDAMAMQYLIPGWQFDNKKPCLVR, from the coding sequence ATGAGTTTATCAACGCCAATTATAACGGAAATGAATGTTTATCCAGTCGCTGGATATGACAGTATGCTACTTAATTTAAGTGGTGCACATTCACCGTATTTTACTCGGAATATTGTTATCCTAAAAGATAACTCAGGCAACATTGGTGTCGGCGAAGTACCGTGCGTCGGAACGGTTACTAAAACATTAGAAGATGCTAAATCATTAGTTGTTGGTCAATCTATTGGCCAATACAAAAATGTGATGAATCGAGTGCGCCTTCAATTTGCTGATCGTGATGTCGGTGGTCGAGGCAATCAGACATTTGATCAACGCTCAACAATTCACGTTGTTACTGCGATTGAAGCAGCAATGTTAGATCTGCTTGGTAAACATTTAGGTGTCACAGTCGCATCATTACTTGGCGATGGTCAACAACGTGATGAAGTGGAAATGTTAGGATACTTATTTTATGTCGGTGATCGCAACAAAACAGATTTACCTTATCAAAGTCAGAATGATGAAAAATGTGATTGGTATCGCTTACGACATGAAGAGGCACTAACACCTGAAAAAATTGCACAATTAGCTGAAGCTACTTATGAAAAATATGGTTTCCGCGATTTTAAATTAAAAGGCGGTGTTTTATCAGCAGAAGATGAAGCAGAAGCAGTAATAGCAATTAAAAAGAAATTCCCAGATGCTCGAGTAACGCTTGACCCTAACGGAGGATGGTTATTAGAGGAAGCGATTCGTATCGGTAAATATTTGAAAAATACTTTGGCATATGCAGAGGATCCTTGTGGTGCTGAACAAGGTTATTCAGGGCGAGAAGTCATGGCTGAGTTTCGACGAGCCACTGGTTTACCGACTGCGACTAATATGATTGCAACAGATTGGCGTCAAATGAGCCATACATTATCGTTACAATCTGTTGATATTCCATTAGCTGATCCACACTTTTGGACCATGAATGGCTCAGTCCGTGTTGCGCAAATGTGTCATGAATTTGGTTTAACATGGGGTTCACATTCTAATAACCATTTTGATATCTCGTTGGCGATGTTCACACATGTTGGCGCAGCTGCACCAGGTAACCCAACAGCACTTGATACCCATTGGATTTGGCAGGAAGGTAACCAACGTTTGACTAAAGAACCATTACAAATTATCAATGGTAAAATTAAGGTTCCTGAAAAACCAGGATTAGGCATTGAAATTGATATGGATCAAGTAATGAAAGCTCATGAGTTATTTAAGAAAATGGGTCTTGGTAACCGAAATGATGCAATGGCCATGCAATATTTAATTCCTGGCTGGCAGTTTGATAATAAAAAACCATGTTTGGTTAGATAA
- a CDS encoding glutathione S-transferase family protein: MNYTLYIGNKNYSTWSMRPWVVMRYFDIPFNEKLVKFDSFNDDSLFKKTMFSVSKYGTVPILIDEDLVISDSLAICEYLAEKHCDLALWPSDPQERAIARSLVAKMHSGFQAIRNYLPMNIEAEFPQIGQIILRDHLDVKKEIMFLDDLLSSLLTSKKSNCDYLFGDFSIADGFYAPLCLRLKHYHIAVSPILSNYIDIICNTKGIKDWINDALQEKSFVAMDEPNRLHR; encoded by the coding sequence ATGAATTATACACTTTATATCGGCAATAAAAATTACTCAACATGGTCTATGCGCCCTTGGGTTGTAATGAGATATTTTGATATTCCTTTTAATGAAAAGCTCGTTAAATTTGATAGTTTTAATGATGATTCTTTGTTCAAAAAGACAATGTTTTCTGTTTCAAAATATGGCACCGTACCTATCTTAATTGATGAAGATTTAGTGATTAGTGACTCTTTAGCTATTTGTGAATATTTAGCAGAAAAGCATTGCGACCTAGCTTTATGGCCGTCTGACCCTCAAGAAAGAGCAATCGCTCGAAGTTTAGTCGCTAAAATGCATTCTGGATTTCAAGCTATTCGAAATTATTTGCCGATGAATATTGAAGCTGAGTTTCCTCAAATAGGGCAAATAATATTACGAGACCATTTAGATGTAAAAAAAGAAATCATGTTTTTAGATGATTTGCTATCCTCGTTATTAACCTCGAAAAAATCAAATTGTGACTATTTGTTTGGTGATTTTAGTATAGCCGATGGCTTTTATGCTCCTTTATGCTTAAGATTAAAACATTATCATATAGCAGTAAGCCCAATTCTTAGCAACTATATTGATATTATTTGTAATACCAAAGGCATTAAAGATTGGATAAATGATGCATTACAAGAAAAATCTTTTGTTGCGATGGACGAACCAAATCGT
- the mazG gene encoding nucleoside triphosphate pyrophosphohydrolase, producing MNGLKRLQAITKQLRDPIDGCEWDRVQTFDSLKSYTLEETYEVLDAIEKKDMVELKNELGDLLFQIVFYADLASEQGLFDFDDICHSVADKLVNRHPHIFTNDTTIKPNWEQLKQRERDKRAQYSILDDIPNSIPALMKAEKIQKRCASVGFDWDELQPVLDKVKEEIAEVEQELNRTERDHQKIEEELGDLFFATVNLARHLKVRSEICLQQANKKFERRFKQVESILKQKDRALPDATLEEMEDAWQSVKQSEQNNKHLK from the coding sequence ATGAACGGACTAAAACGCTTACAAGCTATTACTAAGCAGCTTCGTGATCCTATCGATGGTTGTGAATGGGATAGAGTACAAACTTTTGATTCCTTAAAATCATATACTTTAGAAGAAACTTATGAAGTCTTAGATGCTATAGAAAAAAAAGATATGGTCGAACTTAAAAATGAACTGGGTGATCTACTATTTCAGATTGTTTTTTATGCTGATTTAGCGAGTGAACAAGGTTTATTTGATTTTGATGATATTTGCCATTCAGTCGCTGATAAATTGGTCAATCGTCATCCACATATATTTACAAACGATACTACTATTAAGCCAAATTGGGAACAATTAAAACAACGGGAACGTGATAAACGAGCACAATATTCAATATTAGATGATATACCTAATTCTATTCCAGCTTTAATGAAAGCCGAAAAAATCCAAAAACGTTGTGCATCAGTTGGGTTTGATTGGGATGAACTACAACCTGTATTAGATAAAGTAAAAGAAGAAATTGCTGAAGTAGAGCAAGAGCTCAATCGAACTGAACGTGATCATCAAAAAATTGAAGAGGAGCTTGGTGATCTGTTTTTTGCTACTGTGAACTTAGCCAGACATTTAAAAGTTAGGTCAGAAATATGTTTACAACAAGCTAATAAAAAATTCGAACGCCGTTTTAAACAGGTAGAATCAATACTCAAACAAAAAGATCGAGCTTTACCCGATGCAACACTTGAAGAAATGGAAGATGCATGGCAAAGTGTGAAGCAATCAGAACAAAATAATAAACATTTAAAGTGA
- the garL gene encoding 2-dehydro-3-deoxyglucarate aldolase translates to MKKITCHNQFKQDMLERKKLIGCWAALGNPISTEILGLAGFDWLLLDGEHAINDVTTFVPQLMALKDSISAPVVRPACNDQVLIKRLLDIGFYNFLIPYIETVEQAKQAVSYTRYPPEGLRGVSVAHRSNAFGTIPDYFTKINQNICVMVQIETQQSVDNVEAITAVNGIDGIFVGPSDLSASLGHFGNPKHPEVQTAIKHVFEVAKAQGKACGILAPIEADAHHYIEMGATFVAVGSDLSLLRNSTQALADKFLK, encoded by the coding sequence ATGAAAAAAATAACCTGCCACAACCAATTTAAGCAAGATATGTTAGAACGTAAAAAACTTATTGGTTGTTGGGCTGCTTTAGGAAATCCAATTTCAACAGAAATACTTGGTTTAGCTGGTTTTGATTGGTTGTTACTTGATGGAGAACATGCCATTAATGATGTTACGACATTTGTACCACAATTAATGGCATTAAAAGATAGCATTAGCGCACCGGTTGTTCGTCCAGCTTGCAATGATCAAGTATTAATTAAAAGATTACTTGATATCGGATTTTACAACTTTTTAATCCCTTATATAGAAACAGTCGAGCAAGCTAAACAAGCTGTATCTTATACTCGTTATCCACCAGAAGGTTTAAGAGGTGTTTCCGTTGCTCACCGTAGTAATGCATTTGGAACAATTCCGGATTATTTCACTAAAATTAATCAAAATATTTGTGTAATGGTACAAATTGAAACTCAACAATCAGTTGATAATGTTGAAGCAATCACTGCAGTTAATGGTATTGATGGTATTTTTGTTGGACCAAGTGATTTATCTGCTTCACTAGGACATTTTGGAAATCCTAAACATCCCGAGGTGCAAACTGCAATAAAACATGTTTTTGAGGTGGCTAAAGCACAAGGTAAAGCATGTGGAATTTTAGCACCGATTGAAGCAGATGCTCATCATTATATTGAAATGGGTGCAACATTCGTAGCGGTTGGTAGTGATCTTAGTTTGTTAAGAAACTCAACTCAAGCATTAGCAGATAAGTTTTTAAAGTAA
- the garR gene encoding 2-hydroxy-3-oxopropionate reductase: MVKKESKMKIGFIGLGIMGKPMSKNLLKAGYSLVVCDKNQSSVDEVVAAGAQSAVNAKEVAQLCDVIITMLPNSPHVKEVVLGENGIIDGAKLGTTIIDMSSIAPLASREIHDEVVKKGLAMLDAPVSGGEPKAIDGTLSVMVGGDKTIFDKHYDIMKAMAGSVVYTGEIGAGNVTKLANQVIVALNIAAMSEALVLATKAGVNPELVYQAIRGGLAGSTVLDAKAPMVLNRNFKPGFRIDLHIKDLQNALDTSHGVGTSLPLTAAVMEMMQALKTDGMGECDHSALARYYESLAKIEIK; the protein is encoded by the coding sequence ATTGTAAAAAAGGAGAGTAAAATGAAAATTGGTTTTATTGGTTTAGGTATTATGGGTAAACCGATGAGCAAAAACCTGTTAAAAGCGGGTTATTCATTAGTAGTGTGTGATAAAAATCAATCATCAGTTGATGAAGTTGTTGCTGCTGGAGCACAAAGTGCTGTAAATGCAAAAGAAGTTGCTCAACTCTGTGACGTTATAATTACTATGTTACCTAATTCACCACATGTAAAAGAAGTTGTTTTAGGCGAAAATGGTATAATTGATGGTGCTAAACTAGGTACTACTATCATAGATATGAGTTCAATTGCACCTTTAGCAAGTCGTGAAATTCATGATGAAGTTGTTAAAAAAGGCTTGGCAATGTTAGATGCGCCTGTTAGTGGTGGAGAACCAAAAGCAATTGATGGCACATTATCTGTTATGGTGGGAGGAGATAAAACTATCTTTGATAAACATTATGACATAATGAAAGCTATGGCAGGTTCAGTTGTTTACACAGGTGAAATTGGAGCTGGAAATGTCACTAAATTAGCAAATCAAGTAATTGTTGCTTTGAATATTGCAGCTATGTCTGAGGCATTAGTATTAGCAACTAAAGCTGGTGTAAATCCTGAATTAGTTTATCAAGCAATTCGTGGAGGATTAGCTGGAAGTACGGTATTAGATGCTAAAGCGCCAATGGTTTTAAATCGTAACTTTAAACCAGGTTTTAGAATTGATTTACATATTAAGGATTTACAAAATGCTTTAGATACTTCTCACGGTGTTGGTACATCATTACCATTAACTGCAGCTGTAATGGAAATGATGCAAGCCCTTAAAACTGATGGTATGGGAGAATGCGATCATAGTGCTTTAGCGCGTTACTATGAGAGCTTAGCGAAAATAGAAATTAAATAA
- a CDS encoding glycerate kinase: MKIVIAPDSFKESLSAIEVANIIKNGFLNVYPQAEYFLIPVADGGEGTVDAMVDALNGNKITVSITDPLGEKGFAFYGISGDGQTAVIEMASASGLERVPVSKRDAKITTSYGTGELIKDALDKGCKKFIIGIGGSATNDGGAGMLQALGVKLLNKYGNQIGYGGISLSELDKIDISEIDHRIKDCDFEVACDVTNPLTGENGASFIFGPQKGASLADVHLLDKNLKHFAQIIKNSFNIDIESTPGTGAAGGMGAALLAFMNAKLKPGIEIITETLNLDRLISNADLVITGEGRLDYQSINGKVPVGVARIAQKYQKPVIAIVGSLGDKAETIYPYGINAMFSILSKVATLSEVLEPAVARANLFQTSMNIALTLKLGNTLK, encoded by the coding sequence ATGAAAATTGTCATCGCTCCTGATTCTTTTAAAGAAAGCCTAAGTGCTATTGAAGTTGCTAATATAATTAAAAACGGATTTTTAAACGTTTACCCACAGGCTGAATATTTTTTAATTCCAGTTGCTGATGGAGGAGAGGGAACTGTTGATGCAATGGTTGATGCATTAAATGGTAATAAAATCACAGTATCTATTACTGATCCATTAGGCGAAAAAGGTTTTGCTTTTTATGGTATTTCAGGAGATGGACAAACAGCTGTGATAGAAATGGCTTCAGCAAGTGGCCTTGAGCGTGTACCTGTGAGTAAACGAGATGCTAAAATTACTACCTCATATGGTACGGGAGAATTAATCAAAGATGCTCTCGATAAGGGTTGTAAAAAATTTATCATTGGTATAGGTGGTAGTGCAACTAATGACGGCGGTGCTGGAATGTTGCAAGCATTAGGTGTTAAACTTTTAAATAAATATGGTAATCAAATCGGTTATGGCGGTATTTCATTAAGTGAACTTGATAAAATTGACATTAGTGAAATTGATCATCGAATTAAAGATTGTGATTTTGAAGTTGCTTGTGATGTTACTAATCCGTTAACGGGTGAAAATGGAGCTTCATTTATATTTGGACCACAAAAAGGAGCATCACTCGCCGATGTTCATTTACTTGATAAAAATCTTAAACATTTTGCCCAAATAATAAAAAATAGTTTTAATATCGATATTGAATCTACTCCAGGAACAGGTGCTGCAGGTGGAATGGGAGCAGCTTTATTAGCGTTTATGAATGCTAAACTAAAACCAGGAATTGAAATTATTACTGAAACTTTAAATTTAGATAGGCTTATTTCGAATGCCGATTTAGTTATTACGGGTGAAGGACGATTAGATTATCAAAGTATCAATGGTAAGGTCCCTGTAGGCGTTGCCCGTATTGCTCAAAAATATCAAAAACCAGTTATAGCAATTGTTGGAAGTTTAGGTGATAAAGCAGAAACCATTTATCCTTATGGGATTAATGCAATGTTTAGCATTTTAAGTAAAGTTGCTACTTTATCCGAAGTTCTAGAACCTGCGGTAGCAAGAGCAAATCTTTTTCAGACATCAATGAATATTGCCCTAACACTTAAATTAGGAAATACCCTTAAATAG
- a CDS encoding OPT family oligopeptide transporter, which translates to MNNLRELTLRGTILGAFITVIFTASNVYLGLKVGLTFSSAIPAAVISMAILRLFSGSTILENNMVQTQASAAGTLSSIIFVLPGLLMIGYWQSFPFWLTLAICAAGGMLGVLFSIPLRHVMVVKSNLPYPEGVAAAEILKAGSKTEGNDANDGLKDILFGGVVASLVSLFTNGFRILSDSTAYWFTAGKSIFQLPMGFSLALLSAGYLIGIMSGIAVLIGTIIAWLFGIPILSLISDYDSSQPLSQIAMGFWAKDIRFIGAGTIAIAAIWTLLTLIKPVIEGLKISFKTMRSDVSASDIAPMDQDLSPKTIFLIMAGMLMILLITFYAFIADSGLSLGVAWSLVICAVLFAFIMGFLVAAACGYMAGLVGSSASPISGIAIVAAIIISLILLGLGEVNGMLDSIEGTNFATALALFTTSAVLAVACISNDNLQDLKTGYLVQATPWKQQVALLIGCIVGAIVIAPILEILYNAYGFTGAVPRPDMDQSQVLAAPQATLMTTIAKGIFSHNLDWTMILIGLAVGAVIIIIDLVLAANNSKFRLPALAVGLGIYLPPSITMPIFVGTVLSWIIKRNAYAKARTLKLNPEEEYKKIDRKAALIASGLIVGESLVGVILAVVIVISIASGGSDAPLAISADLGVLPQYLGLLVFASICILFIRRALSVLKR; encoded by the coding sequence ATGAATAATTTACGAGAACTTACATTAAGAGGCACTATTTTAGGTGCTTTTATCACTGTCATTTTTACTGCATCTAATGTATATCTTGGCTTAAAAGTCGGATTAACATTTTCATCAGCTATACCTGCCGCAGTAATTTCAATGGCAATATTGAGGCTGTTTTCAGGATCGACAATCTTAGAAAATAATATGGTGCAAACCCAAGCTTCCGCTGCGGGCACATTATCTTCAATTATATTTGTTTTACCTGGCTTATTAATGATTGGCTATTGGCAAAGTTTTCCATTTTGGTTAACACTTGCAATTTGTGCCGCTGGTGGAATGCTAGGAGTACTATTTTCAATCCCGTTGCGTCACGTTATGGTGGTCAAAAGTAATTTACCCTATCCAGAAGGTGTTGCTGCTGCCGAAATATTAAAAGCTGGATCAAAGACTGAAGGAAATGACGCTAATGATGGGCTAAAAGATATTTTATTTGGTGGTGTGGTAGCCTCCCTTGTAAGTTTATTCACTAATGGTTTTAGAATTTTGTCAGACAGCACCGCTTATTGGTTTACTGCTGGTAAATCCATTTTTCAACTACCGATGGGCTTTTCGTTAGCTCTTTTGAGTGCTGGTTACTTGATAGGTATTATGTCAGGTATAGCGGTTTTAATTGGAACAATTATTGCTTGGCTATTTGGCATTCCAATTTTAAGTCTAATTAGTGATTATGATTCAAGTCAACCTTTATCACAAATTGCTATGGGATTTTGGGCTAAAGATATTCGCTTTATTGGTGCTGGTACTATTGCTATCGCAGCTATTTGGACACTACTTACTTTAATCAAACCAGTAATTGAAGGCTTAAAAATTTCATTCAAAACCATGCGCTCTGATGTATCAGCGAGCGATATTGCCCCAATGGATCAAGATCTATCACCTAAAACGATATTCTTAATCATGGCTGGTATGTTAATGATTCTACTTATCACCTTTTATGCATTTATTGCTGATAGTGGATTATCATTAGGCGTAGCATGGTCATTAGTCATATGTGCAGTACTATTTGCATTTATTATGGGCTTTTTAGTAGCAGCTGCTTGTGGTTATATGGCAGGATTAGTTGGATCATCCGCGAGTCCAATCTCAGGCATTGCGATTGTAGCGGCTATTATTATTTCACTTATCTTACTTGGTTTAGGCGAAGTAAATGGTATGTTGGACTCTATAGAAGGTACTAATTTTGCAACAGCCCTCGCACTATTTACAACCAGTGCTGTTTTAGCCGTAGCATGTATTTCTAATGATAACCTGCAAGATCTAAAAACTGGTTATTTAGTCCAAGCCACACCATGGAAACAGCAAGTCGCATTATTAATCGGTTGTATTGTTGGCGCTATTGTCATCGCACCTATCTTAGAAATTTTATACAACGCTTATGGTTTCACTGGTGCGGTTCCTCGTCCAGATATGGATCAATCCCAAGTATTAGCAGCACCACAAGCAACTCTTATGACAACCATTGCTAAAGGTATTTTTTCACATAATCTTGATTGGACCATGATCTTAATAGGCTTAGCGGTTGGTGCTGTTATTATTATTATTGACTTAGTTTTAGCTGCTAATAACTCTAAATTTAGATTGCCTGCCCTTGCTGTTGGTTTAGGTATTTACCTACCGCCAAGCATTACTATGCCTATTTTTGTGGGAACAGTATTATCGTGGATTATAAAACGTAATGCTTACGCAAAAGCAAGAACGCTTAAATTGAATCCAGAAGAAGAGTATAAAAAAATCGATCGAAAAGCTGCATTAATTGCTTCAGGTCTGATTGTTGGTGAGAGCTTAGTCGGGGTAATTTTAGCTGTTGTAATTGTAATTAGCATAGCTAGTGGTGGTAGTGATGCTCCACTTGCCATATCAGCTGATTTAGGGGTATTACCTCAATATCTAGGACTCTTAGTTTTTGCATCCATTTGTATATTATTTATTCGCCGAGCATTATCAGTGCTTAAACGATAA